A genomic region of Sander lucioperca isolate FBNREF2018 chromosome 6, SLUC_FBN_1.2, whole genome shotgun sequence contains the following coding sequences:
- the LOC118495359 gene encoding mas-related G-protein coupled receptor member A4-like, whose translation MDVNNTTQDNNIFTSTISEDDLTTIPIPTSTYPAETNIPPFGIAIPFNPQPQSIDRPQGNPSSDIYNSIFISGSHNLTNSTFGSSNYTNSTFSYHDDTKALFITDVVTCIIICIGLPLTFVAIYSLYSLVRNDHVVPIYIINLLISDLIQLCCMICDVVQPDSPIIFIIYYSIYNYSLMTSVGFMVCIAMERYLLIVFPLWYHCRRTIKSTVVICVVAWALPALYVFTVFFGGNFNVPQIIAVVFLFLPFPLLIFFCCATLKALSASVSILPEEKRRIVGTLVLVLLIYMLLFLPDIILIMVVRYIKDQSQTNALFSLSSVFLKLNPLADLVLYIFMKKGALDKILVSVCCCRVEDVSSLENNTNGEN comes from the exons ATGGACGTTAACAACACTACACAGGACAACAACATCTTTACCAGCACCATTTCAGAGGACGATTTGACAACCATCCCCATTCCAACTTCAACATACCCCGCAGAAACCAACATTCCACCGTTTGGCATCGCTATACCCTTTAACCCCCAGCCTCAATCAATAGACAGACCTCAAGGCAACCCAAGCTCTGATATTTACAACAGCATATTTATCTCAGGTTCCCATAATCTCACCAACAGCACCTTTGGCTCCAGTAATTACACCAACAGCACCTTCAGCTACCACGATGACACTAAAGCTTTATTCATCACAGATGTGGTGACGTGCATCATCATTTGCATCGGCCTTCCATTGACCTTCGTCGCCATctactctctctactctctg GTACGAAATGACCACGTTGTTCCCATCTACATCATCAACCTTCTGATTTCTGACCTCATCCAGCTCTGCTGCATGATCTGTGACGTGGTACAACCTGACAGCCCGATAATATTCATTATCTACTATAGTATTTACAACTACAGTCTGATGACCAGTGTTGGCTTCATGGTGTGCATCGCCATGGAAAG GTATTTGCTGATCGTCTTCCCACTGTGGTACCACTGCAGACGAACCATCAAGTCCACTGTGGTGATCTGTGTCGTGGCCTGGGCCCTTCCTGCTCTCTACGTTTTCACTGTATTCTTTGGTGGTAATTTTAATGTACCACAAATCATCGCCGTTGTCTTTCTGTTCCTTCCCTTCCCACTGCTCATATTCTTCTGCTGTGCGACTCTCAAAGCCCTGTCTGCCTCCGTCTCGATCCTGCCTGAGGAAAAACGACGAATTGTAGGAACTTTGGTCCTGGTGCTGCTAATTTACATGCTGCTTTTCCTGCCTGACATCATTTTGATAATGGTAGTGAGATACATAAAAGACCAATCACAAACTAATGCTCTCTTCTCCCTGTCTTCTGTGTTTCTTAAGCTGAATCCTCTTGCAGACTTGGTTCTGTATATTTTCATGAAGAAAGGGGCCCTAGACAAGATTttggtctctgtgtgttgttgcaGAGTTGAAGATGTCAGCAGTCTGGAAAACAACACTAATGGTGAGAACTAG